A single Lactuca sativa cultivar Salinas chromosome 8, Lsat_Salinas_v11, whole genome shotgun sequence DNA region contains:
- the LOC128127949 gene encoding PKS-NRPS hybrid synthetase cheA-like, giving the protein MSNPNGNNLNEGMNTTSTSPFSTDRVFTSRDELMEWVQNIAFSFGYVIVMRRSKAKNGVVSYITLICDRGREYEIKATIKNSGTKKINCNFQLVGSYIKQYGGWTLRVICDQHNHSPAQYMEGHAFARRLKEHEKQLVVDLTNLNVTPHDILSIIKERDENNVSTLKTIYNERLKLRSSRNYGKTPMQVLMEILNEKHFVTDFSVNSISNELENLFFIHPRSLNIWKAFPHVLIIDATYKTNKYGMPFVQIVGTTSTNKTFSIAFAFIVNEKEENYNWVLTCLKSTLEKCMHPCVIVTDRELALMNACQQVFPGATRLLCRWHITENIRNRWRRTFKIDDEWKAFRIMWTVLVDSSTWIVYNENYKTLQSMLRNYQDVLNYLDEVWLNKYKEMFVSVWIDQHLNFGQRTTNRVESAHSNLKKYLDGTNSSLDKFIGCLDQFVRSQLSSIHDSLEKSRIVRKREHNLPCFTLLWGSVSHEALDKLVGELYRLNENQIDSSNCGCEYIPLESIDIFWRKLDLSESISVANEDICFKSRKKSMIRRLRDLFLPSKTRIKEPAIQKNTRGRPNLKKQQQKRVDSTNQAPRRRSYSTTSKYDGLNSTWMNKEPARHSSYVTAIPNMNEAIPEFDEAIPDMNEAIPEFDEAIPDMNEAIPDLNEAILDLNEFMDLNQEPESCYIHPLMDDIPPVFHPYVSHIQNVEGDGHYGFRAIYVCLGYGEDQWLYVRKQLVHELESAFDVYATVFTDGIHELWNSLYFFGPSAPTEHWMLMPETGILIANRFGVILTFLTNRGSLTFFPLWKGPEEFLAHRIITISLIRGPHYVMVQLKEDCPMPTISALWIRHRAPCAAGWENMFMSRLQIYRQLKPCNRDFITIEDC; this is encoded by the exons ATGTCGAACCCCAACGGAAATAATTTAAATGAAGGCATGAACACTACGTCGACATCGCCGTTTTCTACCGATAGG gTGTTTACATCTCGTGATGAGTTGATGGAATGGGTGCAAAACATTGCATTCTCTTTTGGTTATGTCATCGTGATGAGAAGATCAAAGGCAAAAAATGGCGTGGTGTCTTATATAACCCTTATTTGTGACCGTGGTCGGGAATACGAAATCAAAGCAACAATTAAAAATTCCGGAACCAAAAAAATCAATTGTAACTTTCAATTGGTAGGTTCGTATATCAAACAATATGGCGGTTGGACCCTCAGGGTGATATGTGATCAACATAACCATTCACCTGCACAATATATGGAGGGACATGCTTTTGCTAGGCGGTTAAAAGAACACGAGAAACAATTGGTAGTTGACTTGACAAATCTGAATGTTACACCACATGACATACTCTCGATAATAAAGGAGCGCGACGAGAATAATGTTTCTACACTAAAAACCATATACAATGAGCGTCTCAAGCTTCGCTCGTCTCGGAATTACGGAAAAACTCCAATGCAG GTTCTAATGGAAATTTTGAACGAGAAACATTTTGTTACGGATTTCTCGGTAAACAGTATATCAAATGAATTGGAGAATCTTTTCTTCATTCATCCACGGTCGTTGAATATATGGAAGGCATTTCCACATGTTTTGATTATAGATGCAACATACAAGACCAACAAATATGGTATGCCTTTTGTTCAGATTGTTGGCACAACTTCAACCAACAAGACATTTAGCATAGCTTTTGCCTTTATCGTTAATGAAAAGGAGGAGAACTATAATTGGGTGTTAACGTGTCTAAAGTCAACACTAGAGAAGTGCATGCACCCATGTGTTATAGTCACAGACAGGGAATTGGCACTGATGAACGCATGTCAACAAGTTTTCCCCGGTGCCACTCGGTTACTTTGTAGATGGCACATTACTGAAAATATTAGAAATCGTTGGAGGAGAACATTCAAGATAGACGATGAGTGGAAAGCCTTTCGTATAATGTGGACTGTACTTGTTGACTCTTCAACATGGATAGTGTACAATGAAAACTACAAAACACTCCAATCGATGTTAAGAAATTATCAAG ATGTTTTAAATTATCTGGATGAAGTTTGGTTAAACAAATATAAGGAAATGTTTGTCTCAGTCTGGATCGATCAACATCTCAACTTTGGACAACGAACTACAAATAGAGTTGAGAGCGCACATTCAAATCTAAAGAAATACTTGGATGGTACAAATTCTTCTCTTGATAAATTTATCGGTTGTCTTGATCAATTTGTGAGGTCTCAACTTTCATCGATACACGATAGTCTTGAAAAGAGTAGAATTGTTCGTAAACGGGAGCACAACTTGCCATGTTTTACATTATTGTGGGGTTCAGTGTCACATGAAGCTCTCGATAAACTAGTTGGGGAACTTTATCGGTTGAATGAAAATCAAATTGACTCATCAAACTGTGGTT GTGAGTATATTCCATTAGAATCCATAGATATATTCTGGAGAAAGCTTGATTTATCAGAGTCAATTTCTGTAGCTAATGAGGATATTTGTT TCAAAAGCAGGAAAAAAAGTATGATAAGGAGGCTAAGAGATCTTTTCCTACCAAGTAAAACACGCATTAAGGAACCCGCAATTCAAAAAAATACTCGTGGACGACCAAACTTGaagaaacaacaacaaaaacGAGTTGATTCTACAAATCAAGCTCCCAGAAGACGTAGTTATTCAACCACATCAAAATATGATGGATTGAATTCAACATGGATGAACAAGGAACCGGCAAGACATAGTTCATATGTAACCGCAATTCCAAACATGAATGAAGCAATTCCAGAATTTGATGAAGCAATTCCAGACATGAATGAAGCAATTCCAGAATTTGATGAAGCAATTCCAGACATGAATGAAGCAATTCCAGACTTGAATGAAGCAATTCTAGACTTAAATGAATTTATGGATTTGAACCAAGAGCCTGAGTCATGCTACATTCATCCATTAATGGATGACATTCCACCCGTGTTTCATCCATACGTCTCACATATACAAAATGTTGAGGGTGATGGACATTATGGATTTCGAGCAATATATGTTTGTCTCGGGTATGGCGAAGATCAATGGCTCTATGTTCGAAAACAACTAGTACACGAGTTAGAGAGTGCATTCGATGTATATGCTACGGTTTTCACAGATGGAATCCATGAATTGTGGAATTCATTGTATTTCTTTGGACCGAGTGCACCAACAGAACATTGGATGCTTATGCCTGAAACAGGTATCCTGATTGCTAACAGGTTTGGTGTGATCCTTACTTTCTTAACCAATCGTGGTTCCTTAACTTTCTTTCCTCTTTGGAAAGGCCCGGAAGAATTTTTGGCCCATCGGATTATTACAATTTCACTTATACGTGGTCCTCATTATGTTATGGTACAATTAAAAGAAGATTGTCCGATGCCTACCATTTCGGCTTTATGGATCCGTCACAGAGCCCCGTGTGCAGCTGGATGGGAAAATATGTTTATGTCACGTCTGCAAATTTATAGACAACTGAAACCTTGTAATCGTGATTTTATAACTATAGAGGATTGTTAA
- the LOC111893257 gene encoding receptor-like protein 19: MFHGSGYLQLLSLHLSSCNILNGFPQWLQNQRNLEALMLSNATISGTLPTWLRKMPIVPLIDLSHNKLNGPLTNLPNAGYSDVSTRRFTSGIFLQNNLFNDSIPMSLCRRTYLELLDLSRNRLSGKIPMCLANLEWLGTMIFSSNQLSGVFPSSIALKCSVLIRLNLNDNKFTGKLPRALGNLQSLVVLDLGDNQFSGNIPESIGENLTSLLVLRLHKNNLTGSIPQSLCKISKLHIFDVAYNNLTGTIPHCLGELNGMVKGSVVLVDTIDDIDDDQNVIQSTKGVDLEYTTTLQLVYNMDLSSNNFFGEIPVEITALSMLMSLNLSNNLLSGGIPDNIGKMTILESLDFSNNQLSGMIPPSMVALNFLSHLNLSNNNLSGRIPTGNQLQTLTDPSIYAGNKDLCGFPVIKNCSNHEEDPTIVYKKEPTKVWLFYVDIMSGFATGFLGVIGVLFFKKKWRRKLFMFVEETMDKIYVVVVVRVAKMKRGRETI, from the coding sequence ATGTTTCACGGGAGTGGATACCTCCAATTACTATCTCTCCATCTCAGTTCTTGCAATATCTTAAATGGGTTTCCTCAATGGCTTCAAAATCAAAGGAATCTTGAGGCATTAATGTTGTCAAATGCTACAATTTCGGGAACCTTGCCCACATGGTTGCGGAAGATGCCCATCGTTCCTCTCATAGATCTCTCTCACAATAAACTCAATGGACCTCTTACAAATCTTCCTAATGCAGGATATTCTGATGTGTCTACGAGAAGATTTACCTCGGGAATATTTCTTCAAAATAACCTTTTCAATGACTCGATTCCAATGTCATTATGTAGAAGGACATATTTGGAATTACTTGATCTTTCAAGAAATAGGTTAAGTGGGAAAATCCCCATGTGTCTTGCGAATCTTGAATGGTTGGGTACCATGATATTTAGCTCAAATCAGTTATCCGGTGTGTTTCCAAGTTCAATAGCTCTTAAGTGTTCAGTATTAATTCGGTTAAATTTGAATGACAATAAATTTACTGGTAAACTTCCTAGAGCTTTGGGGAATTTACAATCATTAGTGGTCTTAGATTTGGGTGATAATCAATTCTCTGGAAATATACCCGAATCGATAGGAGAAAATCTTACATCTTTGTTAGTTTTGAGATTGCACAAAAATAACCTAACCGGAAGTATTCCTCAGTCACTATgcaaaatttcaaaacttcatatttTCGATGTTGCATACAACAACTTAACGGGAACAATCCCACATTGTCTTGGAGAGTTAAATGGAATGGTTAAGGGAAGTGTGGTACTGGTGGATACCATTGATGATATCGATGATGATCAAAATGTGATTCAGAGCACGAAAGGTGTTGATCTTGAATATACAACAACTTTGCAATTGGTTTACAACATGGACCTTTCAAGCAATAATTTTTTTGGAGAAATACCTGTAGAGATAACTGCACTTTCTATGTTGATGAGTCTCAATTTGTCTAATAATCTTCTCAGTGGGGGTATTCCGGACAATATTGGAAAAATGACGATTTTAGAATCTCTAGATTTCTCAAATAATCAGTTGAGTGGGATGATCCCTCCAAGCATGGTTGCTTTGAactttttgagccatttgaatTTGTCGAACAACAATTTGTCGGGACGAATTCCAACAGGAAATCAGTTGCAGACACTTACTGATCCATCAATATATGCTGGGAACAAAGATCTTTGTGGGTTTCCAGTGATAAAGAATTGCTCCAATCATGAGGAAGACCCAACAATAGTTTATAAGAAGGAGCCTACGAAGGTATGGTTGTTCTATGTGGACATAATGAGTGGTTTTGCAACAGGGTTTTTGGGTGTTATTGGAGTTTTGTTTTTCAAGAAGAAATGGAGACGGAAGCTTTTCATGTTTGTTGAGGAAACCATGGACAAGATTTACGTTGTAGTTGTGGTAAGAGTTGCCAAAATGAAGAGAGGAAGAGAAACAATATAG
- the LOC128127950 gene encoding uncharacterized protein LOC128127950 → MSTTAMDDDVEFIETFFNVMQHIHDEESLNAGRTRAVVNRNRQAAHDLLVRDYFADNCLYNDESFECRCRLNKAIFLRISNALESCYDFFKQKPDARGRMSFSSIQKCAAALRYLGYGIAFDASDEYLKVSERTAVECVDWFFASVYEIFHEEYLCKPTQRDIDDGF, encoded by the exons ATGTCGACTACTGCTATG GATGACGACGTAGAATTCATCGAAACATTCTTCAATGTTATGCAACACATTCACGACGAAGAAAGTTTGAATGCTGGTCGTACAAGGGCGGTCGTTAATCGTAATCGCCAAGCCGCACACGACTTATTGGTACGTGATTACTTTGCCGATAATTGTCTTTATAATGACGAATCATTCGAATGTCGTTGCCGTCTGAATAAGGCTATATTTTTACGTATTAGTAATGCTTTAGAATCTTGTTatgattttttcaaacaaaaacccgACGCTAGAGGAAGAATGAGTTTTAGTAGTATACAAAAATGTGCGGCTGCTCTTAGGTATTTAGGATACGGTATAGCATTTGATGCATCTGACGAATACTTGAAAGTATCCGAGAGGACCGCAGTTGAATGTGTAGATTGGTTTTTTGCAAGTGTGTACGAGATTTTTCACGAAGAATATTTATGCAAACCTACTCAACGTGATAttgatgatgggttttga